The Kineothrix sp. IPX-CK genomic interval ACAACAGGCGGGACATCCGGTACGGAGACGGCGGACAGTACCGAAAAAACGACAGATGATAAAGGCACCGACACCGCTGCGGGAAGCGGCGATAAAATCGTAGTATGGACGCTGGCGGCAGACTTAGAGCAGTTTGCGGCACGTTATACGGAAGAAACGGGAAATGAAGTAGAGGTAGTAGTAATTGCTCCGGCAGATTATTCCACGAAACTCACCTCCGCGCTCGGCGCGAAATCAAGCGAGGTGGATGTAATCGTAGGTGAGCCCCAGATGCTTCCTAACTTCTTCGAAGCAGGATTTTTTGATGACTTGTCACAGTACAACGTAGACGACTACAAAGACACTATCGTAGATTATGTATATGAAGCGGGCAAGGATGCTCAGGGTATCCAGAGAGCGCTCAGCTATCAGGTAACCCCGGGAAGTATCATTTACCGTCGTGACCTCGCAAAGGAAATTTACGGAAATGACGATCCGGAATTCATCTCAGAAAAATTCAAGGATTTCGATACCATTCTTGCAACGGCGAAAGAAGTAAAGGATGCGGGCTATAGAATCTTTTCCGATACAGGGAATTTAAGATGGTATGTAAATACGCAGGAGCCTTGGGTTAAGGACAGTGTCCTGAACTTAAGCGATACGGCCAAAGCTTATATGGATACGGCTGCTACGCTATATCAGGATGAGCTGGTAGCCTTTGCTCCGGAATGGTCGGCTGCATGGTATGCTTCCATGGCGGGCGAGCTTCCGCTGAATGCAGGCTGGAGCGATCTGGCAGAGTTGGAAGGCGCTGAAATGACGCAGGTATTTTCTTATTCCCTGCCTTCCTGGGGTGCTCTGATCGTTCGTGATAACGCAGCGGATAACAAGGGTAACTTCGGAATCTGCAAAGGACCTTCCTCTTACTTCGGCGGCGGTACCTTCCTGGGAATCAACACATACAGCGAGAAAAAGGATGCAGCCTGGGACTTCGTAAAATATTGTACCTTGAATGACGAAACCGCGCAGTGGTGGCTGGAAAATTCCAATGGCGATGTTGTGTCCAACACAGCAGTTCTGGAAGCGAACAAAGATTATACGAACGAATCCTTCGGCAATCAGAAAACATATGAGTTCTACATGGGGGAAGCGCAGGATATCGACTATTCCGTAAAGACGAAATATGATGATACCATTGGCGGCTTCTGGGGAGCATCCATCGAAGCAGTACAAAAGGGTGAGATGACGAAGGAAGAAGCAATTGAAGATTTCTATATGCAGGTAGAGGCCACCTTCCCTGAAATTACGGTAGTAAGATAAGAAAAAAATAAAAAGTTACTGCTCGGGAATCACGGGTCATACCGTGATTCCCGATTGAATGATAAAAAAAGATGGAAAAGAAAGCGGGTGGAAAGGTGAAGGCAGCGGATAAAACGAAGAAAATAAAAGGGCTTCACAATCGGGATAACATGGGGTACGCATTT includes:
- a CDS encoding extracellular solute-binding protein, producing the protein MKFKRLTALMLAGMMTLSLAACGGSASETTGGTSGTETADSTEKTTDDKGTDTAAGSGDKIVVWTLAADLEQFAARYTEETGNEVEVVVIAPADYSTKLTSALGAKSSEVDVIVGEPQMLPNFFEAGFFDDLSQYNVDDYKDTIVDYVYEAGKDAQGIQRALSYQVTPGSIIYRRDLAKEIYGNDDPEFISEKFKDFDTILATAKEVKDAGYRIFSDTGNLRWYVNTQEPWVKDSVLNLSDTAKAYMDTAATLYQDELVAFAPEWSAAWYASMAGELPLNAGWSDLAELEGAEMTQVFSYSLPSWGALIVRDNAADNKGNFGICKGPSSYFGGGTFLGINTYSEKKDAAWDFVKYCTLNDETAQWWLENSNGDVVSNTAVLEANKDYTNESFGNQKTYEFYMGEAQDIDYSVKTKYDDTIGGFWGASIEAVQKGEMTKEEAIEDFYMQVEATFPEITVVR